Proteins encoded within one genomic window of Alteribacter populi:
- a CDS encoding stage II sporulation protein P: MKRPYRKPKNALWNRTSSLRQYFFTSVLGVLSIFLITAIMTAFGPGYSLTSAQLKGFSEHLTDEVFIYLMGTENPYFTQELPEGSEPPQVSSLVFELATSLDPDDPRSLLGQELPGIGHFGGDIIVAGEGLDFTTMPVESAPPMEVMMEEREAATERLDEMDEMREAIAELTDGEEPDKMVHIIHSHNRESFLPELKGDSDNPDDAFHDSVNITLAGERLGQELAKRGIGADVDTSDISSSLSERGWQYGQSYDVSREIVEEAMTENDELTFFFDVHRDSIRRENTTANINGEDYAQTIFVIGTNNENFERNTLFAEELHERLQDQYYGLSRGVYAPESAGTNGLYNQDLSENSIIIEFGGVDNTLDEVYRSVEAFAEVFAEFYFETQEEE; encoded by the coding sequence TTGAAACGTCCATACAGGAAACCGAAAAATGCGTTGTGGAATCGGACAAGCAGTTTAAGACAGTATTTTTTCACCTCCGTTTTGGGGGTGTTATCCATTTTTCTTATTACGGCAATTATGACCGCTTTTGGTCCAGGATACAGTTTGACATCTGCACAGTTAAAAGGTTTTAGTGAACATTTAACAGATGAAGTGTTCATTTATTTAATGGGTACAGAAAATCCTTACTTTACGCAAGAATTACCGGAAGGCAGTGAACCACCACAAGTTTCTTCGCTTGTATTTGAATTGGCTACAAGCTTGGACCCTGACGATCCGAGAAGCTTGTTAGGACAAGAGTTGCCGGGAATTGGCCATTTTGGTGGAGATATTATCGTTGCGGGTGAAGGGTTGGATTTTACAACAATGCCGGTTGAATCAGCACCACCAATGGAAGTAATGATGGAGGAGCGGGAAGCAGCTACCGAGCGTCTTGATGAAATGGACGAAATGAGAGAAGCGATTGCCGAACTTACTGATGGGGAAGAGCCAGATAAAATGGTTCACATTATTCATTCGCACAACCGGGAATCGTTTTTACCAGAGTTAAAAGGGGACAGCGACAATCCTGACGATGCCTTTCACGACAGTGTAAATATTACACTTGCTGGTGAACGCTTAGGACAAGAATTGGCTAAGCGAGGAATTGGAGCGGATGTCGATACATCTGACATATCTTCGAGCTTATCCGAACGCGGATGGCAGTATGGTCAATCATATGATGTCTCGCGTGAAATTGTTGAAGAAGCGATGACAGAAAATGATGAGCTAACGTTTTTCTTTGATGTGCATCGTGATTCTATCCGACGAGAAAATACAACAGCAAATATTAATGGTGAAGATTACGCACAAACGATTTTCGTCATTGGCACTAACAATGAAAACTTTGAAAGAAATACATTGTTTGCAGAAGAGTTGCACGAACGGCTGCAGGATCAATACTATGGGTTGAGCAGAGGAGTTTACGCACCGGAAAGCGCAGGTACAAATGGACTCTACAATCAAGACTTATCTGAAAATTCGATCATCATTGAATTTGGCGGTGTCGATAATACACTTGATGAAGTCTACCGATCAGTTGAAGCTTTTGCCGAGGTATTTGCGGAATTCTATTTCGAAACACAAGAAGAGGAGTAG
- a CDS encoding ComE operon protein 2, whose product MERISWHQYFMAQSHLLALRSTCTRLMVGATIVRDKRIIAGGYNGSISGGKHCIDEGCYVIDNHCVRTIHAEMNALLQCAKFGVPTAGSEMYVTHFPCLNCCKAIIQAGIKKMYFATEYKNNPYAIELFEQAGIEVEQVELEEMILDTQNQEKLTFTANLLSQLEKLGLEEKELQTLKEKANKLYTSS is encoded by the coding sequence TTGGAAAGGATATCATGGCATCAATACTTTATGGCTCAAAGCCATTTACTTGCTCTTAGATCCACTTGTACGAGGTTAATGGTGGGAGCAACCATTGTTCGAGATAAACGAATTATCGCCGGAGGTTATAATGGCTCGATTTCTGGAGGGAAGCACTGTATTGACGAAGGGTGTTACGTCATTGATAATCACTGTGTCAGAACAATACATGCAGAGATGAATGCCTTGTTGCAATGTGCCAAATTTGGCGTTCCTACCGCTGGGTCTGAAATGTATGTGACTCATTTTCCTTGTTTAAACTGCTGTAAAGCAATTATTCAAGCAGGAATTAAAAAAATGTATTTTGCAACTGAATATAAAAATAATCCATACGCTATTGAACTTTTTGAACAAGCTGGTATTGAAGTCGAGCAAGTTGAATTAGAAGAAATGATTTTAGATACTCAAAATCAAGAAAAACTTACGTTTACTGCAAACCTCCTTAGTCAATTAGAAAAGTTAGGTTTAGAAGAAAAAGAGCTGCAAACACTCAAAGAAAAAGCGAATAAGCTGTATACCTCTTCTTAA
- the holA gene encoding DNA polymerase III subunit delta yields MIKHINRQELSGLYLLYGSESFLVVDTLQRLIKAALQEEELEFNLSQYDMKEASVELAVEEAYTFPFMGSKRVVILKEAYFFTGSKVNSKVEHDLKKLEAYIQQPAPETVFIAVVPHEKLDERKKVTKLFKKHGRTMEGKPLEIKEMLAWLDEKAKENNVTIEADAKEQLIALTGSELMLMTSELQKMAIYTGEGGIITKQVVEELVARSLEQNIFALVDGVVKRKLDVAWQIFDDLLKQKEEPIKILSLLARQFRIIYQVKQLGQQGYSQKQMASQLKLHPYAVKLAGQQGQHFNDLELLTILDQLAETDYKIKTGQLEKVLAVELFLAKQKVH; encoded by the coding sequence ATGATAAAACATATAAACCGCCAAGAGCTTAGTGGCCTATATTTATTGTATGGGAGCGAATCTTTTTTAGTGGTGGATACATTGCAGCGTTTGATAAAAGCTGCGTTACAAGAAGAGGAGCTTGAATTTAATTTATCCCAATATGATATGAAGGAAGCTTCAGTTGAGTTAGCGGTAGAAGAAGCATATACATTTCCTTTTATGGGAAGTAAACGGGTTGTCATATTAAAAGAAGCTTATTTTTTTACGGGAAGTAAAGTAAATTCAAAAGTAGAGCATGATTTAAAAAAGCTAGAGGCATACATACAACAGCCTGCTCCAGAAACGGTATTCATTGCTGTCGTTCCTCATGAAAAACTAGATGAACGCAAAAAAGTGACGAAGCTGTTTAAAAAGCATGGCCGGACAATGGAAGGAAAGCCTTTAGAAATAAAGGAAATGCTCGCCTGGCTTGATGAAAAGGCAAAGGAGAATAATGTAACAATTGAAGCCGATGCAAAAGAACAGTTAATTGCATTGACTGGGTCTGAACTTATGCTTATGACATCAGAATTACAAAAAATGGCGATCTATACAGGTGAAGGCGGAATCATTACAAAACAAGTTGTGGAAGAACTAGTGGCAAGATCATTAGAGCAAAACATTTTTGCTCTTGTAGATGGTGTCGTGAAACGAAAGCTAGATGTCGCTTGGCAGATTTTTGATGATTTGTTAAAGCAAAAAGAAGAGCCGATCAAAATATTGAGTCTTTTGGCAAGGCAATTTCGCATTATTTACCAAGTAAAACAACTAGGTCAACAAGGATACTCTCAAAAGCAAATGGCCTCGCAATTGAAGCTTCACCCTTATGCAGTTAAGCTTGCTGGGCAACAAGGGCAGCATTTTAATGATCTTGAACTGCTAACGATTCTTGATCAGTTAGCTGAGACTGATTATAAAATTAAGACAGGCCAGCTTGAAAAAGTATTAGCTGTTGAATTATTTTTAGCAAAACAAAAAGTCCATTAA
- a CDS encoding DNA internalization-related competence protein ComEC/Rec2, with protein MEGASFWSIAFTVLCCVIFFAHRKAITLSTGIKLVICIGFFLSWGYVTIMNNQSQISGEATVATGKIIETPTFADNRYRFVTRLGNGEKVQMFLESSDFLPKLTYGSECNFEGEYELPSSMQNHYGFDYRRFLREQSIHWVFRVNPASSFQCNPPGFSLRRTLLSFRESGIKQLDQLYQQERDAQSIAVIRALVFGDRSSITEEHRVAYQTIGVSHLLAVSGLHVGLISFLIIVALQRFGMTKESSRLSLFLFLPVYIILAGGAPSVIRASSMVMVVIGASFFNTKVKPVNGICMVFMLLLIWDPYFIYHLGFQLSFLTSFVLLTSGRILTRTDRTLSTIFRVTCLAQLASFPIVIYHFYEISLLSLPFNILFIPMISFWVLPLSLIIVLILPAFPLLAEWLFQGVSLPLYYTHELMLFLNGFSSVRLSFGQPSFLMILLLFGSIFVFIFVWESKGIQYQFLAFMSVVVLMVSQMVYPYLSGYGAVTMLNVGQGDATLIELPYRDRVYLIDTGGLVFWGEDVTLSGPGERVILPHLAAKGIQTIDKLIITHGHADHFGETCMLIEQVTVKKVLYPIGGMESELEKEVRGCLNDQEIPIIEVSEGMKWNVGAIPFKILSPNGTETSENDRSIVLQTVLGERSWLFTGDIEEEAEKRIVKDHPTLQADVLKVPHHGSRTSSREEFLALVDPKIALISVGRNNRFGHPNEEVLDRLKYTDVFRTDLHGDITIRFHDKKRIWELMMTEEN; from the coding sequence ATGGAAGGAGCTTCTTTTTGGTCCATAGCTTTCACTGTCCTTTGTTGTGTTATTTTTTTTGCTCACAGAAAAGCGATTACACTTTCAACAGGTATAAAGCTAGTTATTTGTATTGGGTTCTTCTTAAGTTGGGGTTATGTTACGATAATGAATAACCAGTCACAAATATCGGGTGAAGCAACAGTCGCGACAGGAAAAATTATAGAAACGCCCACGTTTGCTGACAATCGCTACCGCTTTGTCACGAGGCTTGGTAATGGTGAAAAGGTACAGATGTTTCTCGAATCAAGCGATTTTCTTCCAAAATTAACTTATGGAAGTGAATGTAATTTTGAAGGTGAATATGAGTTACCATCATCTATGCAGAACCATTATGGCTTTGATTATCGAAGATTTTTGAGAGAGCAATCGATTCACTGGGTTTTCCGAGTAAATCCTGCGAGTAGCTTTCAATGCAACCCTCCTGGCTTTTCGTTACGAAGAACGCTGTTGTCTTTTCGAGAGTCGGGGATCAAACAATTAGATCAGCTTTACCAACAAGAAAGAGATGCGCAGTCCATTGCAGTTATTCGTGCTTTAGTATTTGGTGATCGATCGAGCATAACAGAAGAACATCGAGTGGCATACCAAACGATTGGTGTGAGTCATTTGCTTGCTGTTTCTGGTTTACACGTGGGGCTCATTAGCTTTTTAATTATAGTTGCTCTACAAAGGTTTGGGATGACAAAAGAGTCTTCTCGACTTAGTTTGTTTCTTTTTTTACCTGTCTATATTATTCTTGCCGGTGGTGCTCCCTCTGTCATAAGAGCGTCCTCCATGGTAATGGTCGTTATTGGTGCTTCTTTCTTTAATACGAAAGTAAAACCGGTCAATGGTATTTGTATGGTATTCATGTTGTTGCTTATATGGGATCCGTATTTTATCTATCATCTTGGGTTTCAGCTTTCATTTTTAACGAGTTTTGTTCTTCTAACGTCAGGTCGAATTCTCACAAGAACGGATCGGACGCTTTCAACGATCTTCCGAGTTACTTGCCTCGCTCAGCTTGCCTCTTTTCCTATTGTTATCTACCACTTTTACGAAATTTCTTTACTAAGTTTGCCATTCAATATTCTGTTCATCCCAATGATTTCTTTCTGGGTATTACCTTTATCACTAATTATTGTTTTAATACTACCGGCTTTTCCTCTTTTAGCCGAGTGGCTTTTCCAGGGGGTTTCTTTGCCGCTATACTACACACACGAATTAATGCTTTTTTTAAACGGTTTTTCGTCAGTCCGTCTTAGCTTTGGTCAGCCGTCATTCCTTATGATTCTTTTATTGTTTGGGAGCATTTTCGTTTTCATATTTGTATGGGAATCAAAAGGGATTCAGTACCAGTTTTTAGCGTTCATGTCGGTCGTTGTGTTGATGGTCAGTCAAATGGTATATCCCTATTTAAGCGGGTATGGAGCGGTAACGATGTTAAATGTAGGGCAGGGAGATGCGACATTAATTGAACTTCCATACCGAGATCGTGTTTACTTGATTGATACTGGAGGGCTTGTTTTCTGGGGGGAGGATGTGACACTTAGCGGACCAGGTGAACGAGTTATCTTGCCTCATCTCGCCGCTAAAGGCATTCAGACAATCGATAAGTTAATCATAACTCACGGTCACGCTGATCATTTTGGAGAAACATGTATGCTCATTGAGCAAGTGACAGTAAAAAAAGTATTATATCCAATTGGCGGGATGGAGTCAGAGCTTGAAAAGGAGGTACGAGGTTGTTTAAATGATCAGGAGATTCCAATTATAGAGGTCAGTGAAGGAATGAAATGGAACGTAGGAGCGATTCCATTTAAAATTTTGTCGCCAAATGGGACGGAAACATCAGAAAACGATCGCTCTATCGTCTTGCAAACAGTTCTCGGTGAGCGAAGCTGGCTTTTTACTGGAGATATCGAAGAAGAGGCGGAAAAAAGAATTGTTAAAGATCATCCTACATTACAAGCCGACGTTTTGAAAGTTCCCCACCATGGGAGCCGAACGTCATCAAGAGAGGAGTTCCTCGCTTTAGTCGATCCTAAAATTGCGCTTATCTCAGTGGGAAGAAATAACCGATTCGGACACCCAAATGAAGAAGTACTCGACCGGTTAAAATATACGGACGTATTTCGGACAGATCTACATGGAGATATCACTATTCGATTTCATGATAAAAAAAGGATTTGGGAGTTGATGATGACGGAAGAAAATTAA
- the rpsT gene encoding 30S ribosomal protein S20: protein MANIKSALKRGKTSEKRRAQNAAFKSDLRSSIKSFEKQIEAKDVEAAKQSFLVATKKLDKASNKGLLHKNAANRQKSRLQQQLNGVTA, encoded by the coding sequence ATGGCAAATATCAAATCAGCTCTTAAGCGCGGAAAGACAAGCGAAAAGCGTCGTGCGCAAAACGCTGCATTCAAATCTGATCTACGTTCATCTATCAAATCATTTGAAAAACAAATCGAAGCGAAAGATGTAGAAGCTGCAAAACAATCATTCTTGGTGGCAACCAAAAAGTTAGATAAAGCTTCTAATAAAGGTCTTCTTCATAAAAATGCAGCTAACCGTCAAAAGTCTCGTTTACAACAACAACTTAACGGTGTTACTGCGTAA
- a CDS encoding class I SAM-dependent DNA methyltransferase, producing MTYQHFAYIYDRLMTDAPYESWVSYAQERLPKGTTIVDVACGTGTFTLKMAQEGYNISGVDLSEEMLSVAKHKADEAKENITFVRQDMQQLSGFQNIDAVTVFCDGMNYLMEEDQVRLTFEAIAAILSDDGVLLFDVHSPYKMDTDFDYKVYAENDEDVSYIWFAQPGELENSVEHELTFFIKNEVGIYERVDEAHSQRTFDSSVYASILDDCGFEIVEISAAFGEKAPIHQTDRIFFYAKKRRK from the coding sequence ATGACGTATCAACACTTTGCTTATATTTACGACCGGTTAATGACCGATGCTCCATATGAATCATGGGTGAGTTATGCCCAAGAACGTTTACCTAAAGGAACGACAATCGTTGACGTTGCTTGTGGGACTGGGACATTTACTTTAAAAATGGCACAAGAAGGCTATAACATATCGGGGGTCGACCTTTCAGAGGAAATGCTTTCGGTTGCAAAACATAAGGCCGATGAGGCGAAAGAAAATATTACGTTTGTCAGACAAGATATGCAGCAATTATCCGGATTTCAAAATATCGATGCTGTTACTGTATTTTGTGACGGGATGAATTATTTAATGGAAGAAGACCAAGTACGTTTAACATTTGAAGCAATTGCAGCTATATTATCTGATGATGGTGTTTTACTTTTTGACGTTCACTCACCTTATAAAATGGATACGGATTTTGACTATAAAGTTTACGCGGAAAATGATGAAGATGTATCCTATATTTGGTTCGCTCAGCCCGGGGAATTGGAAAACAGTGTTGAACACGAGCTAACGTTCTTTATAAAAAATGAAGTCGGAATATATGAGAGAGTAGACGAAGCTCATTCACAGCGGACATTTGATTCATCGGTCTATGCCTCGATTTTAGATGATTGTGGGTTTGAAATCGTAGAAATATCTGCAGCTTTTGGTGAAAAAGCTCCTATCCATCAGACTGACCGAATTTTCTTTTATGCAAAAAAAAGAAGGAAATAA
- a CDS encoding helix-hairpin-helix domain-containing protein, whose translation MMNLMKLKPFLPYIIGGSILAFFILFRLYPSSSTLDWEEEANLDTPAASQSFMEDADQEILESVDIFVDVKGAVSRPGVYEMEEGMRVKDALALANGITEEANEAAVNLALRVHDEMVIYVPFIGEEEAMITGVGENDSAGGGDQLNINGADQGEIETLPGIGPSKAAAIILYREEQGPFSQIEEIKNVPGIGDKTFEQLEALIRTR comes from the coding sequence ATGATGAACCTTATGAAGCTTAAACCTTTCCTCCCTTATATTATAGGAGGAAGTATTCTTGCGTTTTTTATCTTGTTTCGATTGTACCCTTCCTCTTCAACATTAGATTGGGAAGAAGAGGCTAATCTAGATACACCGGCAGCTTCCCAAAGTTTCATGGAAGACGCGGACCAAGAAATCTTGGAATCCGTAGACATTTTTGTGGACGTAAAGGGAGCTGTGAGCCGACCGGGCGTTTATGAAATGGAAGAAGGAATGAGGGTAAAAGATGCATTAGCTTTAGCAAACGGTATAACAGAAGAAGCCAATGAAGCCGCTGTGAATTTGGCTTTACGTGTTCATGACGAAATGGTCATTTACGTCCCTTTCATCGGTGAGGAAGAGGCAATGATTACAGGTGTTGGTGAGAATGATAGCGCTGGAGGAGGTGATCAATTAAACATTAACGGCGCGGATCAAGGTGAAATTGAGACCTTACCGGGAATCGGTCCTTCAAAGGCTGCTGCCATCATTCTTTATCGTGAAGAACAAGGGCCTTTTTCACAAATAGAGGAGATAAAAAATGTTCCGGGGATTGGAGATAAAACGTTTGAGCAACTTGAAGCGCTCATTCGAACAAGGTAA
- a CDS encoding YqzM family protein — protein sequence MNEFEKNVQTKRNDFIDSAVAFVVVFGFFATIFIIAQAIDLIW from the coding sequence ATGAACGAATTTGAAAAAAATGTACAAACGAAACGAAATGACTTTATCGATAGTGCTGTAGCATTTGTTGTCGTTTTTGGTTTTTTTGCAACGATTTTTATTATTGCTCAAGCGATTGATTTAATTTGGTAA
- the comER gene encoding late competence protein ComER, producing MRKIGFIGTGSMGRILIESMLESETALPTQLTIHNRTMEKACEIAAHHKGVTVTPGIGSVIKKCDWIFLCVKPLQMIPILEEYKDELHHEKTLISITSPISIEQLEKIVKCKVVRFVPSIVNRANRGASLLTYGSSLTYLEKSTFREFFSGFSSPLEIDEAITRVSSDIASCGPAFISFLVEKMIDAAVAETEITKEEARHLAEHMLIGYGALLQEKLFDLTSLQKRVTVPGGVTGEGLKILQNETGDMFHKLFVRTHEKFDEDKYFIQKQMEKEQRET from the coding sequence TTGAGGAAGATTGGGTTTATTGGAACCGGGAGCATGGGGCGAATTCTCATTGAGTCAATGTTAGAATCTGAAACAGCGCTGCCTACTCAATTGACCATTCATAATCGCACAATGGAAAAAGCCTGCGAAATAGCAGCTCATCATAAAGGGGTAACCGTTACACCTGGCATAGGGTCAGTAATCAAAAAGTGTGATTGGATTTTTTTATGCGTAAAGCCTTTACAAATGATTCCGATCCTTGAAGAGTATAAAGATGAATTGCACCATGAAAAAACCCTCATCTCCATTACAAGTCCAATCTCTATTGAACAATTAGAGAAGATCGTAAAATGTAAAGTCGTTCGATTTGTACCTAGCATTGTTAACCGTGCGAATAGAGGAGCGTCGTTGCTCACTTACGGCTCTTCCCTTACCTATTTGGAAAAATCAACCTTCCGCGAATTTTTCTCAGGTTTTTCAAGCCCTTTAGAAATTGATGAAGCGATTACTCGGGTGTCTTCGGATATCGCCAGTTGCGGCCCGGCTTTTATAAGTTTTCTTGTTGAAAAGATGATTGATGCGGCAGTCGCCGAAACTGAAATCACAAAGGAAGAAGCTAGGCATTTAGCAGAGCATATGCTAATTGGTTATGGGGCATTGTTACAGGAGAAACTATTTGATCTTACTTCACTGCAAAAAAGAGTGACGGTTCCAGGAGGAGTGACCGGAGAAGGGTTGAAGATACTCCAGAATGAAACAGGTGATATGTTTCATAAGTTGTTTGTTCGTACGCACGAAAAATTTGATGAAGACAAATACTTTATCCAAAAACAAATGGAAAAGGAGCAACGGGAAACATAA
- the lepA gene encoding translation elongation factor 4 produces MTNEERIQRREKIRNFSIIAHIDHGKSTLADRILEQTSALTQREMKDQMLDAMDLERERGITIKLNAVQLRYKANDGEDYIFHLIDTPGHVDFTYEVSRSLAACEGALLIVDAAQGIEAQTLANVYLALDNDLEIIPVVNKIDLPSAEPDRVMQEVEDIIGLPKDDAIMASAKNGIGIDEILESIVDKVPAPSGDPQAPLKAMIFDSLYDPYRGVIVYIRIVEGTVKPGDKIKMMATGKEFEVQELGVFTPKPDIQKELTVGDVGFLIASIKNVSDSRVGDTITGAEHPADNMLPGYRKLNPMVFCGLYPIDTNNYNDLRDALEKLELNDASLQYEAETSQALGFGFRCGFLGLLHMEIIQERIEREFNIDLITTAPSVIYKVHTTDGELVQIDNPSKMPDSQKVEHVEEPYVKAEVMVPNDFVGPVMELCQKKRGDYMDMKYLDENRVVITYEIPLSEIVYDFFDTLKSSTKGYASFDYELIGYKESRLVKMDILLNGEQIDALSIIVHRDSAYQRGKAIVEKLKELIPRQQFEVPVQASIGQKVIARSTIKAMRKNVLAKCYGGDISRKRKLLEKQKEGKSRMKSVGSVEVPQEAFMSVLSMDEGDKK; encoded by the coding sequence ATGACGAATGAAGAACGAATTCAACGAAGAGAGAAGATTCGTAACTTCTCTATTATTGCACATATTGATCACGGTAAATCCACATTGGCGGATCGGATTCTTGAACAAACGAGTGCGTTGACACAGCGCGAAATGAAGGATCAGATGTTGGACGCTATGGATTTGGAACGTGAGCGTGGCATTACAATTAAATTAAATGCGGTACAACTAAGGTACAAAGCGAATGACGGGGAAGATTATATTTTTCATCTCATTGATACACCAGGACACGTCGATTTTACATATGAAGTCTCACGGAGCCTCGCTGCTTGTGAAGGAGCGTTACTTATTGTCGATGCGGCTCAAGGGATTGAAGCGCAAACGCTCGCGAACGTATACTTGGCCTTGGATAATGACTTGGAAATCATACCTGTTGTGAACAAAATTGACCTTCCGAGTGCTGAACCAGATCGCGTAATGCAGGAAGTTGAAGATATTATCGGCCTTCCAAAAGACGATGCGATAATGGCTTCTGCTAAGAATGGCATTGGGATCGATGAAATTCTTGAGTCGATCGTTGACAAAGTACCCGCACCTTCTGGAGACCCGCAGGCACCATTAAAAGCAATGATTTTTGACTCTTTATACGATCCGTACCGTGGAGTTATTGTCTACATTCGAATTGTTGAGGGTACGGTTAAACCAGGGGATAAAATAAAAATGATGGCAACGGGTAAAGAGTTTGAGGTTCAAGAGTTAGGTGTTTTTACACCGAAACCAGACATCCAAAAAGAGCTTACTGTTGGTGACGTAGGATTTTTGATTGCTTCTATTAAAAACGTAAGTGATAGTCGCGTAGGAGATACGATTACGGGTGCGGAGCATCCTGCTGATAACATGCTACCAGGATATCGTAAATTAAATCCAATGGTGTTCTGTGGTCTTTATCCGATTGACACAAATAATTATAACGATTTGCGAGATGCTCTTGAAAAGCTTGAACTAAATGATGCGTCCTTACAATACGAAGCAGAGACTTCCCAAGCATTAGGCTTTGGTTTCCGCTGCGGGTTCCTTGGGCTTTTGCATATGGAAATTATCCAGGAACGTATTGAACGAGAATTTAATATAGATCTCATTACGACTGCACCGAGTGTGATTTATAAAGTGCATACAACAGACGGAGAATTGGTTCAAATTGATAACCCGTCTAAAATGCCGGATTCTCAAAAAGTAGAACATGTAGAAGAGCCTTACGTAAAAGCTGAAGTAATGGTACCCAACGATTTTGTCGGACCTGTTATGGAACTTTGTCAGAAAAAACGCGGTGACTACATGGATATGAAGTATCTGGATGAAAACCGAGTTGTGATTACCTACGAGATTCCATTATCAGAGATCGTTTATGATTTCTTTGATACGTTAAAATCGAGCACGAAAGGCTATGCTTCCTTTGACTACGAGCTCATTGGTTATAAAGAAAGCCGGTTAGTTAAAATGGACATCCTCTTAAATGGCGAACAAATCGATGCTTTATCAATCATTGTGCACCGTGATAGTGCATATCAGCGCGGAAAAGCGATTGTGGAAAAACTCAAAGAGCTTATTCCAAGACAGCAATTCGAAGTACCGGTTCAAGCTAGTATCGGTCAAAAGGTCATTGCCCGCTCTACAATTAAGGCGATGCGTAAAAACGTTCTCGCTAAATGTTACGGTGGAGACATCTCCCGTAAGCGTAAGCTTCTTGAAAAGCAAAAAGAGGGGAAAAGTCGCATGAAGAGTGTAGGTAGTGTGGAAGTTCCTCAAGAAGCATTTATGTCTGTTCTGAGTATGGATGAGGGCGATAAGAAGTAG
- the gpr gene encoding GPR endopeptidase — protein MEQNELDLSNYTIRTDLAVEAHEIVREEEQEGQPPGQETQHLEGVVIKEREEGDISITHVDIDNSGAEKLGKKAGKYLTLQVQGIRRKDSELQDQVEEVFAKEFSNFLNELGIDKNASCLVVGLGNWNVTPDALGPIVVENLLITNHLFELQPEHVEDGFRPVSAITPGVMGLTGLETSDIIFGVIDKAKPDFVIAIDALASRSIERVNTTIQISDSGIHPGSGVGNKRKELSYDTLGIPVIAVGIPTVVDAVSITSDTIDYVLKHFGKEMREKDDPKRSLAPAGMSFGEKRVLTEDDLPGENERKQYMGIVGSLEENEKRKLIQEVLAPLGHNLMVTPKEVDEFIDDMGNVLALGLNAALHGNVDQGNVGAYTK, from the coding sequence ATGGAACAAAATGAATTGGATTTAAGTAATTATACGATTAGAACGGACCTGGCTGTGGAAGCCCATGAAATCGTACGCGAGGAAGAGCAGGAGGGTCAGCCACCTGGTCAGGAAACCCAGCATTTAGAAGGAGTGGTCATTAAAGAGCGAGAAGAAGGAGATATATCAATCACTCATGTGGATATTGACAACTCTGGTGCTGAAAAGCTCGGAAAGAAGGCCGGAAAATATTTGACGCTGCAAGTACAAGGGATTCGCCGAAAAGATAGTGAGCTTCAAGATCAAGTGGAGGAAGTTTTTGCTAAAGAATTCAGTAACTTTCTTAATGAATTAGGGATTGATAAGAATGCGAGCTGCCTTGTTGTTGGCTTGGGGAACTGGAATGTGACACCCGATGCTTTGGGGCCGATCGTAGTAGAAAACCTGCTCATTACCAATCATTTGTTTGAGCTGCAACCAGAACATGTAGAAGATGGTTTTCGTCCAGTGAGTGCGATTACTCCCGGGGTAATGGGGCTTACCGGGTTGGAAACAAGTGATATTATATTCGGCGTAATAGACAAAGCGAAACCTGACTTCGTGATTGCTATTGACGCCCTTGCTTCACGATCTATTGAACGTGTCAACACGACGATTCAGATTTCTGATTCGGGCATCCACCCGGGTTCTGGTGTTGGCAACAAGCGAAAAGAGCTCTCTTACGATACGTTAGGAATACCAGTGATTGCTGTTGGAATTCCGACAGTGGTAGACGCGGTATCAATTACAAGTGACACTATAGATTATGTGCTTAAACATTTTGGTAAAGAGATGAGAGAAAAAGATGACCCGAAACGCTCCTTAGCTCCAGCAGGCATGTCGTTTGGAGAAAAACGTGTATTAACAGAGGATGATCTTCCTGGCGAAAATGAGCGAAAACAATACATGGGGATTGTTGGGAGTCTTGAAGAAAATGAAAAACGAAAACTTATCCAGGAAGTACTTGCACCTCTTGGGCATAATCTTATGGTAACCCCAAAAGAAGTTGATGAATTCATAGATGATATGGGTAATGTGTTAGCGCTAGGATTAAATGCTGCTCTCCACGGTAATGTAGATCAAGGAAATGTGGGGGCTTATACAAAATAA